In Capsicum annuum cultivar UCD-10X-F1 unplaced genomic scaffold, UCD10Xv1.1 ctg53843, whole genome shotgun sequence, a single window of DNA contains:
- the LOC124893106 gene encoding uncharacterized protein LOC124893106 has translation KKEQDISNAMILVKVAKRRLQELRDNEWDPLLKKNLQELNDYFNEVTSDLLNGIACLNPIDTFSSFDIKKILVMTKLYPDDFGEFSIRVLENQLVNYIIDVRDIDKRFSNLGGLGELSRKLIETKKHLSYPLVFLLVKFVLLLPVVTASVERAFWAMKYIKNDLRNQMDDEFLDGCIVPYVEK, from the exons AAAAAGGAACAGGATATTTCTAATGCCATGATTCTTGTAAAAGTAGCAAAGAGAAGATTGCAAGAATTACGAGATAATGAATGGGATCctcttttaaaaaagaat CTACAAGAACTTAATGACTATTTTAATGAGGTGACAAGTGATTTGCTTAATGGTATAGCTTGCTTGAATCCAATTGATACATTTTCTAGTTTTGACATCAAAAAGATATTGGTGATGACGAAATTATATCCTGATGACTTTGGTGAGTTCAGCATAAGGGTTCTTGAGAATCAActtgttaattatattattgatgttCGTGATATTGATAAAAGATTCTCCAATTTAGGCGGACTTGGggaactttcaagaaagttgaTTGAGACAAAGAAGCATTTAAGCTATCCTCTTGTATTTCTTTTAGTGAAATTTGTTTTGCTTCTACCCGTTGTCACTGCATCAGTTGAAAGAGCTTTTTGGGCAATGAAGTATATCAAGAATGATTTACGGAATCAAATGGATGAT